A genomic region of Bacteroidota bacterium contains the following coding sequences:
- a CDS encoding PfkB family carbohydrate kinase: MELKKNFRYSLIVPTSMGVRITPANGQPVNSSDTFFMQATSAETNVASIASYLGLPVKVLTTFVKDSPIAQFIKNNLASRHMMYEGKEVPQGGPWGYRHQFNIADSGFGSRGPRVQNDRAGEVGRTLNANDFNLDKIFGEEGVQIVHLSGLICALSPETSKFCLELARAAKKYGTRISFDLNYRASFWKGREKELSEIFAEIASISDILVGNEEDFQLCLGIKGPEAGGKDIAAKIESFKEMITRVKKTFPNASVFGTTLREVVNTNTHRWGAIMLEGENWQVIEPREIHVLDRIGGGDGFVGGMLYAILKGWEPEKWIQFGWASGALATTFLTDYAQPADEEMIWSIWEGNARVKR, translated from the coding sequence ATGGAACTTAAGAAGAATTTTCGTTATTCGTTAATTGTTCCCACCAGTATGGGTGTTCGTATCACCCCAGCCAACGGACAACCGGTTAATAGCAGTGATACCTTTTTTATGCAGGCCACCAGTGCAGAGACTAACGTTGCCAGTATAGCTTCATACCTCGGACTTCCCGTAAAAGTATTGACTACTTTTGTAAAGGACAGTCCCATTGCTCAATTTATAAAAAATAATCTTGCCAGCCGGCACATGATGTACGAAGGCAAAGAAGTACCACAAGGCGGACCCTGGGGCTACCGTCACCAGTTTAATATCGCAGACAGCGGGTTCGGTTCACGTGGCCCGAGAGTACAAAACGACAGGGCTGGTGAAGTTGGCCGCACCCTCAATGCAAACGATTTCAATCTTGACAAAATCTTTGGAGAAGAAGGTGTACAGATCGTCCATTTATCCGGATTGATTTGCGCATTGTCGCCCGAAACCAGTAAATTTTGCCTGGAGCTTGCAAGAGCAGCCAAAAAATATGGTACCCGCATATCCTTCGACCTCAACTACAGGGCTTCGTTCTGGAAAGGCCGCGAAAAGGAACTCAGTGAAATTTTTGCCGAAATTGCCAGTATCTCCGACATCCTGGTAGGTAACGAAGAAGACTTTCAGCTTTGCCTGGGTATCAAAGGGCCAGAAGCAGGCGGTAAAGACATCGCAGCCAAAATCGAAAGCTTCAAAGAAATGATTACCCGCGTGAAGAAAACCTTCCCCAACGCCTCTGTATTCGGGACCACCCTGCGCGAAGTGGTTAACACAAACACCCATCGCTGGGGAGCCATCATGCTCGAAGGCGAAAACTGGCAGGTAATTGAACCCCGTGAAATCCACGTTCTCGACCGCATTGGTGGCGGTGATGGTTTTGTCGGTGGTATGCTTTATGCCATCCTCAAAGGCTGGGAACCTGAAAAATGGATACAGTTCGGCTGGGCAAGCGGTGCGCTGGCCACTACCTTCCTGACCGACTATGCACAACCTGCCGACGAAGAAATGATCTGGAGCATCTGGGAAGGTAATGCACGGGTAAAACGGTAA